From the Nodularia sp. NIES-3585 genome, one window contains:
- a CDS encoding element excision factor XisH family protein yields MAKDKFHDAVKNALIKEGWTITNDPLFILFGGVDLYVDLGAEKMLAAQKDNQKIAVEIKSFLGDSTISEFHQALGQLLNYRLILRRKEPERVLYLAVPLDIYESFFKLEFTQIAITDYQLKIIVYNIEQEVISQWIN; encoded by the coding sequence ATGGCTAAAGACAAATTTCACGATGCTGTCAAAAACGCCTTAATTAAAGAAGGTTGGACGATAACAAATGATCCCTTATTCATTTTATTTGGGGGAGTAGATTTATATGTAGACTTGGGAGCAGAAAAAATGCTTGCAGCCCAAAAAGATAATCAAAAAATAGCAGTTGAGATAAAAAGCTTTCTTGGTGATTCTACAATATCTGAATTTCACCAAGCGCTTGGACAATTGCTAAATTATCGTTTAATTTTACGGCGAAAGGAACCAGAGAGAGTTTTATATTTAGCAGTTCCTCTTGATATTTACGAAAGTTTTTTTAAGCTAGAATTTACACAAATTGCTATTACAGATTATCAGTTAAAAATTATTGTTTATAATATTGAGCAGGAGGTAATAAGTCAATGGATAAATTAG
- a CDS encoding GerMN domain-containing protein encodes MNDQQGSNRISSGVIAAVSAAVVAVGGGVAWLASNQSPTPTNPSQIITQPKPPAITQPAQEQRPSVYWLKPNATSFDLVPQPVEVAATQPNQVLESAFQALLDGPTEGTDSTTIPQGTKLLGLKRENDEVHVNLSDNFTTGGGSASMIGRIGQVVYTATTLDPNAKVYIEVEGEQLDVLGGEGVELQQPLTRESFEQNYPL; translated from the coding sequence ATGAACGACCAACAAGGATCTAACCGTATTTCTTCAGGTGTAATTGCAGCAGTCTCAGCAGCAGTTGTAGCGGTGGGTGGTGGTGTAGCTTGGCTTGCTTCCAACCAGTCTCCGACACCAACCAACCCATCTCAAATCATTACACAGCCTAAGCCACCAGCAATTACGCAGCCAGCGCAAGAGCAAAGGCCTAGTGTTTATTGGCTAAAACCAAACGCCACAAGTTTCGATTTGGTTCCCCAGCCAGTTGAAGTAGCTGCTACACAACCCAACCAAGTCTTAGAAAGTGCTTTTCAAGCTTTATTAGACGGACCAACAGAAGGTACGGATTCTACAACCATTCCCCAAGGAACCAAATTGTTAGGGCTGAAGAGGGAAAATGATGAGGTTCACGTTAATTTATCTGATAATTTCACAACGGGTGGCGGTAGTGCCTCAATGATTGGTCGCATCGGACAAGTTGTTTATACTGCTACAACACTAGATCCAAACGCTAAAGTGTACATAGAGGTAGAAGGGGAACAGTTGGATGTTTTAGGTGGCGAAGGTGTGGAATTGCAACAGCCATTGACTCGTGAAAGCTTTGAGCAAAATTATCCGCTTTAG
- a CDS encoding XisI protein, producing MDKLEKYRNYIENILKEYSQYKPSYGDVELQLVIDRENNHYQLMTVGWDSEKRIYGIMLHIDIKDGKIWIQHNGTERRIAQDLLDLGVPKQDIVLAFHSPTRRKYTDFAVS from the coding sequence ATGGATAAATTAGAAAAATATCGTAATTATATTGAAAATATACTAAAAGAATACAGTCAATATAAACCCTCTTATGGAGATGTAGAATTACAGTTAGTTATTGATAGAGAAAATAACCATTATCAGTTAATGACTGTAGGTTGGGATAGTGAAAAGCGCATTTACGGGATTATGCTACATATCGATATTAAAGACGGGAAAATTTGGATACAACATAATGGAACTGAGAGAAGAATTGCTCAAGATTTATTAGATTTAGGTGTACCCAAACAAGATATTGTGTTAGCCTTTCACTCACCAACGAGAAGAAAGTATACTGATTTTGCTGTAAGTTAA
- a CDS encoding Uma2 family endonuclease yields the protein MIVTASTHKITWEILPEDFILDDQPVDNVNQPSLAAALTESLQLAGKLPEHALATTNYGICATVNDKIVVKAPDWAYVPRITVPRQQIKRSYTPHKQGEIPVVVMEFLSDTDGSEYSNKLTYPPGKWFFYEQVLQVPNYLIFEPDNGVLEVHRLHESGKYELRSPDENNRYWLEEMELFIGMWSGKRENREGYWLRWWDKQGNLLLWGFELVEQERREKEAALQRLQELEKRLRDAGIED from the coding sequence ATGATTGTCACTGCTTCGACCCACAAGATTACCTGGGAAATTTTACCCGAAGATTTCATTCTAGATGATCAACCTGTGGATAATGTCAATCAACCATCTCTAGCAGCTGCACTGACTGAAAGCCTACAACTGGCGGGAAAACTTCCAGAACACGCCCTCGCTACAACCAATTATGGCATCTGTGCCACAGTAAATGACAAAATTGTGGTGAAAGCACCTGATTGGGCTTACGTGCCACGAATTACTGTACCTAGACAGCAAATAAAACGTAGCTATACCCCTCATAAACAGGGGGAAATTCCCGTTGTGGTGATGGAATTTCTCTCAGATACTGATGGTAGTGAATATTCTAATAAACTGACTTATCCTCCTGGGAAATGGTTTTTTTACGAACAAGTTTTGCAGGTTCCCAATTACCTAATTTTTGAACCTGACAACGGTGTTTTAGAGGTGCATCGTTTACACGAGTCGGGGAAATATGAGTTACGTTCCCCTGACGAGAATAACCGTTATTGGTTGGAGGAAATGGAATTATTTATTGGTATGTGGTCAGGAAAACGAGAAAATCGTGAAGGTTACTGGTTGAGGTGGTGGGATAAACAGGGGAATTTATTATTGTGGGGGTTTGAGTTGGTAGAACAAGAAAGGCGAGAAAAGGAAGCTGCTTTGCAACGTTTACAAGAGTTGGAAAAACGATTACGGGATGCTGGAATAGAAGATTAA
- the thiL gene encoding thiamine-phosphate kinase, with protein MTKVQDIGEQGVLAKLQRFCPPGMIGDDAAVLLTAPDKSLVVTTDVLVDGVHFSNVTTSPEDAGWRAVAANLSDLAAMGAFPIGITVGLGLPGELMVSWVERLYQGMTECLQKYNTVIVGGDIVRSPVTTISITAFGQVDPQKIIRRDAAQVGDAIVVTGVHGASHAGLQLLLHPELKQNLTDAEQRIFITAHQRPQPRLDVLPTLWEIPTFYPPSPHPSIAGMDSSDGLADAILQICHTSGVGAVLEASQIPLPATFSHWLTPDQALEYALYGGEDFELVLCLPEVIAHTLVTKLGDRAAIVGTITTGSQVILHDQQKKLPDQVLTLSRGFQHFT; from the coding sequence ATGACTAAAGTTCAAGATATTGGCGAACAAGGGGTTTTAGCAAAATTGCAGCGTTTCTGTCCCCCTGGAATGATTGGCGATGATGCAGCAGTACTGTTAACTGCACCAGATAAATCTTTAGTAGTGACAACAGATGTCCTTGTTGATGGCGTGCATTTTAGCAATGTCACCACATCTCCAGAAGATGCAGGTTGGCGGGCTGTGGCTGCTAATTTATCCGATTTGGCCGCAATGGGGGCTTTCCCTATAGGAATTACCGTCGGTTTGGGACTCCCTGGGGAACTTATGGTGAGTTGGGTTGAGCGCTTATACCAGGGAATGACAGAATGCCTCCAGAAATACAATACCGTAATTGTGGGCGGTGACATTGTGCGATCGCCTGTAACCACTATTTCTATTACCGCCTTTGGTCAAGTTGATCCCCAGAAGATTATCCGACGTGATGCGGCTCAAGTGGGTGACGCGATCGTTGTCACAGGTGTTCACGGAGCATCCCACGCTGGCTTACAGTTGCTCTTGCATCCCGAATTAAAGCAAAACCTCACCGATGCCGAACAAAGGATATTCATCACAGCACACCAGCGTCCGCAGCCCAGATTAGATGTTTTACCCACACTCTGGGAAATTCCCACATTCTACCCCCCATCTCCCCATCCCTCTATTGCGGGCATGGACAGCAGCGACGGCTTGGCAGATGCAATTTTGCAAATTTGCCACACCAGTGGTGTTGGCGCTGTGCTAGAAGCCAGCCAAATCCCCTTACCAGCAACTTTTAGCCACTGGCTCACACCAGACCAAGCTCTGGAATATGCCCTTTACGGCGGAGAAGACTTTGAATTAGTCCTGTGCTTACCAGAAGTTATCGCCCATACTTTGGTGACCAAACTCGGTGACCGCGCCGCTATAGTCGGAACCATTACCACAGGTTCCCAAGTAATACTGCACGACCAACAGAAAAAACTCCCCGACCAAGTTTTAACTCTCAGCCGGGGATTTCAACATTTCACTTAA
- the efp gene encoding elongation factor P, whose translation MISSNDFRPGVSIVLDGNVWRVIEFLHVKPGKGSAFVRTKLRSVQNGSVVEKTFRAGETVPQANLEKSTMQHTYKEGDELVFMDMETYEESRLTVEQIGDRVKYLKEGMEVNVIRWGEQVLEVELPNSVVLEIVQTDPGIKGDTATGGTKPATLETGATVMVPLFVAQGERIKIDTREDKYLGRE comes from the coding sequence ATGATATCTAGTAACGACTTTCGACCCGGTGTATCCATTGTATTAGACGGGAATGTATGGCGAGTGATCGAATTTCTCCACGTTAAGCCAGGCAAAGGCTCTGCCTTTGTACGGACAAAACTCAGAAGTGTCCAAAATGGCAGCGTTGTCGAAAAAACGTTCCGAGCTGGGGAAACAGTACCCCAAGCGAATCTGGAAAAAAGCACGATGCAGCATACCTATAAAGAAGGCGATGAGCTTGTCTTTATGGATATGGAAACCTACGAAGAAAGCAGATTAACCGTGGAGCAAATTGGCGATCGCGTAAAATACCTTAAGGAAGGTATGGAAGTTAATGTGATTCGTTGGGGTGAGCAAGTGTTAGAAGTGGAACTACCCAACTCTGTAGTTTTGGAAATTGTCCAAACAGATCCGGGTATCAAAGGTGATACGGCTACAGGTGGAACTAAACCAGCTACTCTGGAAACAGGAGCAACTGTGATGGTTCCATTGTTTGTCGCTCAAGGCGAACGTATCAAAATTGATACTCGTGAAGATAAATATCTAGGCAGGGAATAA
- the nadD gene encoding nicotinate (nicotinamide) nucleotide adenylyltransferase — MQQIGIFGGTFDPIHWGHLLLAQTALNQVPLEKVIWVPSLNPPHKKAILFEHRWQMLKLATGENPAFTVSRIEAKHSGTSYAINTLMDLSSCYSNTHWYSIVGLDTFRTLPRWYRGHEVAQMCDWLIAPRLLGGETIAQSELICKQVEQQLTYQSLTIHWQLLNIPLVGISSSLVRKLCRENQSIRYLVPESVRSYITTHSLYSAKSE, encoded by the coding sequence ATGCAGCAAATAGGAATCTTTGGTGGCACATTTGATCCAATTCATTGGGGACACTTACTCTTAGCCCAAACAGCTTTGAATCAAGTCCCCCTAGAAAAGGTAATTTGGGTACCATCACTAAACCCTCCTCATAAAAAAGCAATTTTGTTTGAACATCGCTGGCAAATGCTGAAATTAGCCACGGGAGAAAACCCAGCATTTACTGTCTCCCGAATAGAGGCAAAACACTCTGGGACTTCCTATGCCATCAATACCTTGATGGACTTATCTAGTTGTTATTCAAATACTCACTGGTACTCGATTGTGGGTTTGGATACATTTAGAACCTTACCCCGTTGGTACCGTGGACACGAAGTAGCACAAATGTGCGATTGGTTAATCGCACCCCGACTGCTAGGTGGTGAGACTATAGCTCAAAGCGAGCTAATCTGCAAGCAAGTGGAACAACAACTAACATATCAGTCGTTGACTATTCACTGGCAATTATTGAATATACCTTTAGTAGGAATTTCGTCAAGTCTAGTTCGTAAACTTTGCCGCGAAAACCAGTCAATCCGCTATTTAGTCCCAGAATCGGTCAGATCGTACATCACGACTCACAGCCTTTACTCAGCTAAATCTGAATAA
- the accB gene encoding acetyl-CoA carboxylase biotin carboxyl carrier protein, whose protein sequence is MPLEFNEIRQLLATIAQTDIAEVTLKSDDFELTVRKSSSRETPAAPNQIVEVGTSRVLESAVTTSSVQLSANPPSTIDKRLVEVPSPMVGTYYSAPAPGEPPFVKVGDRVRVGQTVCIIEAMKLMNEIEAEVSGQIMEILRQNGEPVEYGQALMRINPD, encoded by the coding sequence GTGCCATTGGAATTTAATGAAATCCGCCAACTACTGGCAACTATCGCCCAAACAGATATTGCTGAAGTAACGCTCAAAAGCGATGACTTTGAACTAACGGTACGTAAATCGAGTTCACGAGAAACCCCCGCAGCGCCAAATCAAATCGTGGAGGTGGGAACAAGTCGCGTCTTGGAAAGTGCTGTAACTACTTCTAGTGTGCAGTTGTCAGCAAATCCCCCATCAACCATTGATAAGAGATTAGTAGAAGTACCTTCCCCGATGGTAGGGACTTATTATAGCGCTCCTGCACCAGGTGAACCACCTTTTGTGAAAGTAGGCGATCGCGTCCGTGTTGGTCAAACAGTTTGTATCATTGAAGCTATGAAGCTGATGAATGAAATTGAGGCTGAGGTATCCGGGCAAATCATGGAAATTCTCCGGCAAAATGGCGAACCTGTGGAATATGGCCAAGCTTTGATGAGAATTAACCCTGATTAA
- a CDS encoding Uma2 family endonuclease: MVTTPVTSITFEEYLTYDDGNSSHYELVDGRLELMNPPTIQHFLIAKLLEQVMDAEIKRCSLPWLCIRESGVRTGQTKSRLTDLCVVTLEQARELMNVSAVFQSPPLLIVEVVSPESVKRDYRYKRSEYAALEVPEYWIVDPLEGKISVLLLEEGLYEETVFTANQQIISQTFPELAIAVEQILDAGNLN; this comes from the coding sequence ATGGTAACAACACCAGTAACCAGCATCACTTTTGAGGAGTATTTAACTTATGATGATGGCAACAGTTCTCATTATGAATTGGTAGATGGCAGGTTAGAGTTAATGAATCCGCCGACTATTCAACATTTTCTGATTGCCAAATTACTTGAGCAAGTGATGGATGCAGAAATCAAACGTTGTAGCTTACCTTGGCTATGTATTCGGGAAAGCGGCGTAAGAACGGGTCAAACTAAGTCTCGCTTGACTGACTTGTGTGTAGTGACTCTGGAACAAGCAAGAGAATTGATGAATGTTTCGGCAGTATTTCAGTCACCGCCTTTGTTAATTGTAGAGGTGGTTAGTCCAGAGTCGGTAAAAAGAGACTATCGCTATAAGCGGTCTGAATATGCAGCATTGGAGGTTCCTGAATATTGGATTGTAGATCCATTAGAGGGGAAAATTTCAGTTTTATTACTGGAGGAAGGACTGTATGAAGAAACAGTGTTTACTGCCAATCAGCAGATAATATCACAGACTTTTCCAGAGTTAGCGATCGCTGTCGAGCAAATTTTAGACGCAGGTAATCTCAATTAA
- a CDS encoding type I glyceraldehyde-3-phosphate dehydrogenase codes for MIRVAINGFGRIGRNFARCWVGRENSNIELIAINDTSDPRTNAHLLKYDSMLGKLKNADISADDNSIIVNGKTIKCVSDRNPENLPWKEWEIDLIIEATGVFTSRDGAQKHINAGAKKVLITAPGKNEDGTFVMGVNHHDYDHNQHHVISNASCTTNCLAPIAKVLNDKFGIIKGTMTTTHSYTGDQRLLDASHRDLRRARAAAINIVPTSTGAAKAVALVIPDLKGKLNGVALRVPTPNVSMVDFVVQVEKRTITEEVNQALKEASEGSLKGILDYSELQLVSSDYQGTDASSIIDSSLTIVMGNDLVKVMAWYDNEWGYSQRVLDLAELVAAKWA; via the coding sequence GTGATTAGAGTCGCAATCAATGGTTTTGGGCGTATTGGACGTAACTTTGCACGCTGCTGGGTAGGCAGAGAAAATAGCAACATTGAACTGATAGCTATTAACGACACATCAGATCCTAGAACCAATGCTCACCTCCTAAAGTATGACTCAATGCTTGGGAAGTTAAAGAATGCTGACATTAGCGCCGATGATAATTCGATCATCGTTAACGGTAAGACCATCAAATGCGTATCGGATCGCAACCCGGAAAACTTGCCCTGGAAAGAGTGGGAAATTGACCTGATTATCGAAGCAACAGGCGTATTTACCAGTCGGGATGGCGCACAGAAGCATATAAATGCTGGAGCCAAAAAAGTTCTGATCACCGCTCCTGGTAAAAACGAGGATGGTACTTTTGTGATGGGAGTGAATCATCACGACTATGACCACAACCAGCACCACGTCATTAGTAACGCCAGCTGTACTACCAACTGCTTGGCTCCTATAGCGAAAGTGTTGAACGATAAATTTGGGATCATCAAAGGCACGATGACCACCACTCACAGCTACACTGGCGACCAGCGCTTGCTAGACGCTTCTCACCGGGATTTGCGACGGGCGAGAGCAGCAGCTATTAACATTGTCCCCACCTCGACTGGTGCGGCAAAAGCAGTAGCGCTGGTCATCCCAGACCTTAAAGGTAAGCTGAATGGTGTGGCTTTACGTGTACCTACCCCAAACGTCTCAATGGTAGATTTCGTAGTTCAGGTGGAGAAGCGTACTATTACTGAAGAAGTTAATCAAGCGCTCAAAGAGGCCTCAGAAGGTTCACTCAAAGGGATTTTGGACTACAGCGAACTACAATTGGTATCTTCTGATTATCAAGGTACTGATGCTTCTTCGATTATCGATTCCAGCTTAACCATCGTCATGGGTAATGACTTGGTGAAGGTGATGGCGTGGTATGACAATGAGTGGGGTTACAGCCAACGAGTTCTAGATTTGGCAGAACTAGTAGCCGCAAAGTGGGCTTAG
- a CDS encoding peptidylprolyl isomerase has protein sequence MLHLSYSIMFNILKSWLKNSLMAILLVTIFLGIGTSGWTPPSNAALPAGNAITEGKALLRYALPIDNKPVRRLQASLEDIATQLRANRRWGAMSSDLKTASRILDKPTQILASVPEERQPQAEAWIAELKSGVDALQESVKVKDKEQILAGRNKLLDIVTQLEESMVEEFPFEVPAEYNNLPQLKGRATVAFETNKGDLTMVVDGYSAPVTAGNFVDLVQRGFYDGLEFTRSEESYVLQTGDPTGKEVGFIDPKTNKYRAVPLEILVEGDEEPTYGITLEEAGRYLDMPVLPFSSFGALAMARPETEANGGSSQFFFFLFEPELTPAGRNLLDGRYAVFGYLTEGKEILDKLKEGDKIESATVVQGIENLVQPQA, from the coding sequence ATGTTGCATTTGAGTTATTCCATCATGTTTAACATATTAAAATCTTGGCTGAAGAACAGCCTAATGGCAATATTGTTAGTAACAATATTTTTAGGCATAGGTACATCTGGCTGGACTCCTCCTAGTAATGCCGCCCTGCCAGCTGGAAATGCAATTACTGAGGGCAAGGCTTTATTAAGGTATGCACTCCCCATAGACAATAAACCAGTCCGGCGATTGCAAGCCAGTTTAGAAGATATCGCTACCCAACTGCGGGCAAATCGGCGGTGGGGTGCTATGTCTAGCGATCTAAAAACAGCCTCACGCATTCTCGATAAACCTACCCAAATCCTAGCAAGCGTTCCCGAAGAACGCCAACCCCAAGCCGAAGCTTGGATTGCTGAGTTAAAATCTGGTGTAGATGCACTGCAAGAATCAGTAAAGGTTAAAGACAAAGAACAAATTCTCGCAGGTAGAAACAAACTGCTGGATATAGTCACCCAGTTAGAAGAGTCAATGGTGGAAGAATTCCCCTTTGAAGTGCCTGCCGAGTACAATAACCTCCCTCAACTCAAAGGTCGCGCTACAGTGGCTTTTGAAACCAACAAAGGCGACCTGACTATGGTCGTCGATGGTTATAGCGCCCCTGTGACAGCTGGCAACTTTGTAGATTTAGTCCAGCGAGGTTTTTATGACGGCTTAGAATTTACCCGTTCTGAAGAATCTTACGTCCTCCAAACCGGAGATCCCACGGGAAAAGAAGTAGGTTTCATTGACCCAAAAACTAACAAATACCGTGCCGTTCCTTTAGAAATTTTGGTGGAAGGCGACGAGGAACCCACCTATGGCATTACTCTTGAAGAAGCTGGGCGTTATCTAGATATGCCTGTTTTGCCTTTTTCTTCCTTTGGCGCATTGGCAATGGCTCGCCCCGAAACAGAAGCAAATGGAGGTTCCTCGCAATTTTTCTTCTTTTTGTTTGAGCCAGAACTTACTCCAGCCGGACGAAACCTGTTAGATGGTCGTTATGCCGTTTTTGGTTATCTCACCGAAGGCAAAGAAATTTTGGATAAGCTCAAGGAAGGTGACAAAATTGAATCGGCAACTGTGGTTCAAGGAATCGAAAATTTAGTTCAGCCACAAGCGTAG